In Panthera leo isolate Ple1 chromosome B3, P.leo_Ple1_pat1.1, whole genome shotgun sequence, a single genomic region encodes these proteins:
- the ASPG gene encoding 60 kDa lysophospholipase, giving the protein MSRAVEPERRLLAIYTGGTIGMRIEGGVLVPGRGLAAALRTLPMFHDEDHARALGLPEDTLVLPPASPNQRVIYTVLECQPLFDSSDMTITEWVQIAQTIERHYGQYHGFVVIHGTDTMAFAASVLSFVLENLQKTVILTGAQVPIHALWNDGRENLLGALLMAGQYVIPEVCLFFQNQLFRGNRVTKVDSRRFAAFCSPNLPPLAVVGADVILNRELVRKVRGKERLVVHSSVERDVGLLRLYPGIPAALVRAFLQPPLRGVVMETFGCGNGPTKPDLLREFRAATERGLLIVNCTHCLQGTVTSGYAAGMAVAGAGIVSGFDMTSEAAMAKLSYVLGQPGLSLDSRKQLLARDLRGEVTLPSGDEHQPSLTCSTLGRGVAQLLSLSQEAAAVREALTPGLACAAAHAGDLDVLQALVELGSDLSQENFNGQTPLHAAARGGHREVVTMLLQRGVGVSTRDEDGLSPLLLAVKGRHQDIIGLLRAAGACLSPQELEDAGTELCRLASRADLEGLQSWWRAGADLACPGYDGRSALLVAEAAGNLEVVTFLQNLQGGAAVQAPGPATL; this is encoded by the exons TGCTCGTCCCTGGGAGGGGCCTGGCCGCTGCCTTGAGGACGCTGCCCATGTTCCATGATGAGGACCACGCCCGGGCCCTTGGCCTCCCAGAGGACACCCTGGTGCTGCC GCCCGCCAGCCCTAACCAGAGGGTCATCTACACGGTACTGGAGTGCCAGCCCCTCTTCGACTCCAGTGACATGACTATCACCGAGTGGGTTCAGATTGCCCAGACCATCGAG AGACACTATGGGCAGTACCACGGGTTCGTGGTCATCCACGGCACTGACACCATGGCCTTTGCGGCCTCCGTGCTGTCCTTCGTGCTGGAGAACCTGCAGAAAACCGTCATCCTTACTGGTGCCCAG GTGCCCATCCATGCCCTATGGAATGATGGCCGTGAGAACCTGCTGGGGGCCCTGCTCATGGCCGGCCAGTACGTGATCCCCGAG GTCTGCCTGTTCTTCCAGAATCAGCTGTTTCGGGGCAACCGAGTGACCAAGGTGGACTCGCGCAGGTTTGCGGCCTTCTGCTCCCCCAACCTGCCCCCTCTGGCCGTTGTGGGCGCTGACGTCATAC TCAACCGGGAGCTGGTGCGGAAGGTCCGAGGGAAGGAGCGGCTGGTGGTGCACAGCAGCGTGGAGCGTGACGTGGGGCTGCTGCGTCTCTACCCCGGGATCCCCGCTGCCCTG GTTCGGGCCTTCCTGCAGCCCCCCCTGAGGGGCGTGGTCATGGAGACGTTCGGCTGCGGGAACGGGCCCACCAAGCCGGACCTGCTGCGGGAGTTCCGGGCCGCCACCGAGCGAGGGCTCCTCATCGTCAACTGCACACACTGCCTTCAGGGCACCGTGACCTCTGGCTACGCAGCCGGCATG gCCGTGGCGGGAGCTGGCATCGTCTCGGGCTTCGACATGACGTCGGAAGCTGCCATGGCCAAGCTGTCCTACGTGCTGGGCCAGCCGGGGCTGAGCCTGGACAGCAGGAAACAG ctgctggccAGGGACCTCCGGGGGGAGGTGACGCTGCCCTCGGGGGATGAGCACCAGCCCTCGCTGACTTGTAGCACGCTGGGCCGGGGGGTCGCCCAGCTCCTCAGTCTGAGCCAG GAGGCCGCTGCAGTGCGGGAAGCTCTGACGCCTGGCCTGGCCTGTGCTGCGGCCCATGCGGGCGACCTGGACGTGCTGCAGGCACTTGTGGAGCTG GgcagtgacctgagccaagagaaCTTTAACGGTCAGACCCCTCTGCACGCGGCTGCCCGGGGAGGCCACCGCGAGGTGGTCACCATGCTGCTGCAGAGAGGGGTGGGTGTGAGCACCCGGGATGAAGATGGACTGAGCCCGCTGCTGCTGGCGGTGAAGGGCAG GCATCAGGATATCATTGGGCTACTGCGGGCAGCTGGGGCCTGCCTGTCCCCCCAGGAGCTAGAGGACGCAGGGACCGAGCTGTGCAG GCTGGCTTCCAGGGCGGACCTCGAAGGCCTGCAGTCATGGTGGCGGGCGGGGGCTGACCTGGCTTGCCCAGGCTATGACGGGCGCAGTGCCCTGCTTGTT GCAGAAGCAGCTGGAAACCTGGAAGTGGTGACCTTTCTGCAGAACCTCCAGGGTGGGGCTGCtgtccaggccccaggccca